From Micromonospora rhizosphaerae, the proteins below share one genomic window:
- the nusG gene encoding transcription termination/antitermination protein NusG produces the protein MPEYDETAETSDEQSTVATAANQESVEAASEQQFATTEPAAEEEYDPVAELRQKLRYAPGDWYVVHSYAGYENKVKTNLETRITSLDMEDFIYQVEVPTREEVEVKNGKRSQVQAKVFPGYILVRMELTAESYSCVRNTPGVTGFVGATDRADRPAPLSLDEVLKWLAPAVEAVEKKAKPEVKVLDFEVGDSVTVTDGAFASLPATISEINADQQKLKVLVSIFGRETPVELNFNQVAKI, from the coding sequence GTGCCTGAGTACGACGAGACCGCCGAGACCTCGGACGAGCAGTCCACGGTGGCGACGGCGGCCAACCAGGAGTCGGTCGAGGCCGCCAGCGAGCAGCAATTCGCGACGACCGAGCCCGCGGCGGAAGAGGAGTACGACCCGGTCGCCGAGCTGCGCCAGAAGCTGCGCTACGCCCCGGGCGACTGGTACGTGGTGCACTCGTACGCCGGCTACGAGAACAAGGTCAAGACCAACCTCGAGACCCGGATCACCTCCCTCGACATGGAGGACTTCATCTACCAGGTCGAGGTGCCGACCCGGGAAGAGGTCGAGGTCAAGAACGGCAAGCGGTCCCAGGTTCAGGCGAAGGTCTTCCCGGGCTACATCCTGGTCCGGATGGAGCTGACCGCCGAGTCCTACTCCTGCGTCCGCAACACCCCGGGGGTCACCGGCTTCGTGGGGGCGACCGACCGGGCTGACCGCCCGGCCCCGCTCTCCCTCGACGAGGTGCTGAAGTGGCTGGCCCCGGCGGTCGAGGCGGTGGAGAAGAAGGCCAAGCCCGAGGTCAAGGTCCTCGACTTCGAGGTCGGCGACTCGGTCACCGTCACCGACGGCGCCTTCGCCTCGCTGCCGGCCACGATCAGCGAGATCAACGCCGACCAGCAGAAGCTCAAGGTCCTGGTGTCGATCTTCGGCCGGGAGACGCCGGTCGAGCTCAACTTCAACCAGGTCGCCAAGATCTGA
- the secE gene encoding preprotein translocase subunit SecE, which produces MAESKRRREDADDERLNDEVVDDVAGDDATGADEPVSRGGTATRARARAESADKPKTRKETDRVGLFARIARFFREVVAELRKVIWPTRKELLTYTAVVVTFVAVMLAIVAGLDYGFAKAVLWVFGNPS; this is translated from the coding sequence GTGGCCGAGAGCAAGCGGCGCCGCGAGGACGCCGACGACGAGCGTCTGAATGACGAGGTCGTCGACGACGTGGCCGGCGACGACGCCACCGGCGCGGACGAGCCGGTCTCCCGGGGTGGCACCGCGACCCGTGCGCGGGCCCGGGCCGAGTCGGCCGACAAGCCGAAGACCCGGAAGGAAACCGACCGGGTGGGGCTGTTCGCCCGCATTGCGCGGTTCTTCCGCGAGGTGGTCGCCGAACTGCGTAAGGTCATCTGGCCGACCCGCAAGGAGCTGCTGACCTATACGGCGGTGGTGGTTACCTTCGTGGCGGTGATGCTGGCGATCGTGGCCGGCCTGGACTACGGCTTCGCGAAGGCGGTGCTGTGGGTCTTCGGCAACCCCAGCTGA
- a CDS encoding MaoC family dehydratase, whose protein sequence is MELPTQTFRVTRADLVRYAGASGDFNPIHWSDRIATKVGLPGVIAHGMFTMALVGRAVTRWAGAPDAVVDFGVRFTRPVAVPDDDQGTEIEVSAVVKELTEDGLTRLDVTATCLGEKVLSQARATIRTPR, encoded by the coding sequence ATGGAGCTGCCCACCCAGACGTTCCGGGTGACCCGCGCGGACCTGGTCCGCTACGCCGGCGCCTCGGGCGACTTCAACCCGATCCACTGGAGCGACCGGATCGCCACCAAGGTGGGTCTGCCCGGGGTCATCGCCCACGGGATGTTCACCATGGCCCTGGTCGGCCGGGCGGTCACCAGGTGGGCCGGGGCGCCCGACGCGGTGGTCGACTTCGGCGTCCGGTTCACCCGGCCGGTGGCGGTCCCGGACGACGACCAGGGCACCGAGATCGAGGTCAGCGCGGTGGTCAAGGAGCTCACCGAGGATGGCCTGACCAGGCTGGACGTGACCGCGACCTGCCTGGGGGAGAAGGTGCTCTCACAGGCCCGGGCGACCATCCGGACGCCCCGCTGA